TAGCAATTTAGCATATAGCATAGCAAAATCGGAGGAAGATGCTTTTGTTTTCGTTGCGTTGCGTAGCTTAGCAGcgcagagaagaagagaaggagaaggaatttAGAGCctgcttttctctctctctccatacAGAGTCATCGGTCAATTCGCTCTCTCTTCCTCTCATAATTTAGTCTTCTTCTATTATTCTCTGTAAGCAATTCATATTCTATGCTcattatttttccattttattgattttatatgcTTTCTGTTGGTTGCTGATGGACCTTTTTTCTTCAATTAGTCTATGGGTTTTCTAGAATCTCAGGATTCGCTGTGGATTTAGAATTAAGcaataaatttgttattttattttatttaagaaaaaaggTGCTCTGTCATGTGTTGGATTCAAAGATGTAATTTTTAGTCATCATATTGGTGTATTTGTGTTTGAATTAATGGACAAGGTTAGAGTTCTTGTTTAATTCCTGTGGAAGTTTTATTTCTGGGCGCTGTGTGTTCAAATCTTCACATATCGGGTCCCAAATTTcccatattaaaaatttgtttctCATGACGATTAATCAAAGTTTTAAGGTAGCTATATAATTTCCTGGGTAGGGTACGTAAAGATTTgttataaatcacaaaataggAAGATTTAATATCCGAATTGGGAAAATCAATATTGAAAACTTAAGGCAGTCTTTTGAAAAGAAGGAAGGAATAATTTTGAAGCACTAAATTGAAAGTCACAAGCTCTGTGACAGAGTATGTCTTCTGGTTTCTTTAAGTTGTATCTTGTATTGGGAATCGCTATTATATGTCTCTCAAAGCAATCttccaaaaaattttcttgGGTGTTTGTTAGTGCTGTTCTTGTGGTTTTTGCTATAATCTGTGTGTGAATATTGTATCAGTAGTGATCCTCGATTCTCTTTCATTTACCAGGCCTGCATCTCATATGCATATTTGTCTCCAGATTCTCCTAGTTGGAAAAGAATTTCGTTCACTCTGGCCGCTCCAATAAAGTATAAGTATTCTCGCACCTCGAGAAGGGTGTGGGGTGATGACAAGAAAGTAATTTTGCTTTGTGTCCTACGAAGATCAAGGTCATCGGACATTTGGAGATTGTGCCGTGTTTCAGTGGGCCTCACTCTTGATTATGGCTAAGGTTGCCTTTCAGGGTGTCCCCAGAAGCTCTTTCTAGTTTTCTATTGTTTTCGGCAAAATTTAGCATCTTTGATTAAAGCTTCTGGAGAAATTGATGAGCAATTAAGCAGCACAAATTGTTGTTGATCTTGTTTTTCTGCCTTCAAGGAAGTTATATTTGTATATGTAGAGCTCTCAGCATCATTGCAGCAAtgtttagtttttcttgtttccaTGCTCATGTTTCGGTAAACAAGCCAAAGGTAAGCAGAAGATGTATTTCTCTATAGGATAAGTGCAAATTGCTTGGTATTAATAAACTTATTTTGGCATTGTGTTTCTCTCTTTCAATCAGAAAACAGTTCCACCTTATACTGAAGAAATGATGATGGCATTGAAAGGTGGTCCCCGAAGTAAAGTCTCTAAAGGTTCATCTGTTCCTAGAAAATCAAATCCAAAAGCAGAACAAGAGCATATGCAATTGAGTGACAATGAAACATCTAGCAACTGGGATCCAGTTGAGCGCACTTGTAAGTCTGAGGATCTGAATAGCGAGTTTTCCTTTGAAATCGACGGAGATGTTCTGCAAACCATGGGTCTTAAGAAAAGCCACTCTCTTGAAACTGGACTATACCTCACTAATACCTTAACTGAATCTGACACACATGTTGGTTTTCCTTGGATTGACTCCACTAGAAGCCAGAATGagtctccaagatcgatttgcagAAAGGAGCATGATCCCAGCGATCAGTGTAACAAGAATCCCGAGTCGGAGTATCAGTTCAGTTCAGGTCTTGTCTCACCTTCAGATAGAGATGCTTGTGATCATTCTGATACACCATTATCTAGTGAATTAGCTGGTGACTATACCGATCGTTCCGGTCCTGGCACCCCATATTTGAAGAAGTCACGCTCTCTGCCCAATGTCAGAGCTTCTAAGGATTATTCTGGAGAAGACACTTTCAAACATCATTCTTCAAAATCAAGATCTTCCAATGATCTTCATGCTTTAGATATGGGGCAAAAAGAATGTAGAgatgaagaaagagagaatgaattcAGAAGAGATAATGAGATTCATATGGAGAGTTACCTTGATGATGGTTTGGATTCTTCTCCGCTTTCTGATTCAGCAAAAGACTGGGTAATGCCAGTTATGGATGATGCAAGTGAAATCAAACCCCTTCAACGAGCTTCCTCAGATGATTGCTTCCTTTCTGAATTTACTAACGCAGATTTTAAGATTAAACGAATTGAGGATTGGGTAATTGGTCTGGAGGATTGTGAACCACCTCTAGATGAAACAAATGAGGTTCCTAAACCTGTTGATTCCTTAGTTGAATCCAACATCACGATTGGGGTGACTGCAGCTGGCACAGATCAAAGGGCCACTCCAGGCATGGAAGCTGCTAAAAGATATATATCTACCCTTGGTGCTAATGCCTCTGCTGCCCAGCTGGTTAATCATGGATTAGTTGTGATCCCATTTCTGAGtgcatttgtgagtttgaaggtGCTCAATTTGTCTGGAAACGCTATTGGTTAGTAATATAATGAAATCATTCATTACCATTTTGAGTTTTGATGCTCTTCCTTCTTGTGATATTTTGGAATTAGTTAGCTTACTTTCTTCCTTCTGCATTCTTCTTTCCAGTGAGGATAACTGCAGGTGCTCTTCCCCGGGGCCTTCATGTTTTGAACTTGTCAAGAAACAATATCTCTACTATAGAGGGATTACGCGAACTTACAAGACTTCGTGTCCTAGACCTTAGCTACAACCGTATATTAAGAATTGGACATGGTAAGGCATATTCGGAATTTTTATTCAGACTTTTTTTCTATGAATAATTTCTATACGTATGTTTCTATTGATTTTCATTCATATCTTGATTTTTTGTACTCTCAATTTTACCTCAATATTTTGGTCATAATATTTTCCTCTTCTGCAAAGGCCTTGCATCCTGTTCATCTCTGAAGGAGCTGTATCTTGCCGGGAACAAGATCAGCGAAGTAGAGGGTCTACACCGTCTCTTGAAGTTAACCATCCTTGATCTCCGTTTCAACAAAATTTCTACAGCCAAGTGTCTAGGCCAACTTGCAGCCAACTATAATTCACTACAAGCTATCAGCTTGGAAGGCAACCCGAGCCAGAAAAATGTTGGGGACGAACAACTGAAAAAGTATCTGCAAGGCCTTCTTCCCCATCTTGTCTACTACAATAGACAGCCTTTAAAAGCAAGCTCTTTGAAGGATGGCACAGATCGTTCAGTTCGGCTAGGCATTAGTTCCCATCAGTCTGAACGCAGCCTTAGAACGGATCGCAAGACATCAAGGAAGGGCAGCCATGGTACTGTAGCCTCTCGGAAGCCATCAGCCTCTTCCTCACACCCTCGCAGAAGCCAAGGGGTGGAGACACCAAAACTGTCCAAAAGCAGGCAAGCCTACCCGCCA
The genomic region above belongs to Arachis duranensis cultivar V14167 chromosome 3, aradu.V14167.gnm2.J7QH, whole genome shotgun sequence and contains:
- the LOC107477831 gene encoding uncharacterized protein LOC107477831, whose translation is MFSFSCFHAHVSVNKPKKTVPPYTEEMMMALKGGPRSKVSKGSSVPRKSNPKAEQEHMQLSDNETSSNWDPVERTCKSEDLNSEFSFEIDGDVLQTMGLKKSHSLETGLYLTNTLTESDTHVGFPWIDSTRSQNESPRSICRKEHDPSDQCNKNPESEYQFSSGLVSPSDRDACDHSDTPLSSELAGDYTDRSGPGTPYLKKSRSLPNVRASKDYSGEDTFKHHSSKSRSSNDLHALDMGQKECRDEERENEFRRDNEIHMESYLDDGLDSSPLSDSAKDWVMPVMDDASEIKPLQRASSDDCFLSEFTNADFKIKRIEDWVIGLEDCEPPLDETNEVPKPVDSLVESNITIGVTAAGTDQRATPGMEAAKRYISTLGANASAAQLVNHGLVVIPFLSAFVSLKVLNLSGNAIVRITAGALPRGLHVLNLSRNNISTIEGLRELTRLRVLDLSYNRILRIGHGLASCSSLKELYLAGNKISEVEGLHRLLKLTILDLRFNKISTAKCLGQLAANYNSLQAISLEGNPSQKNVGDEQLKKYLQGLLPHLVYYNRQPLKASSLKDGTDRSVRLGISSHQSERSLRTDRKTSRKGSHGTVASRKPSASSSHPRRSQGVETPKLSKSRQAYPPPIKTKASAQSRNHFDVPSTSTVPNLGGLP